One segment of Chionomys nivalis chromosome 1, mChiNiv1.1, whole genome shotgun sequence DNA contains the following:
- the LOC130880553 gene encoding olfactory receptor 4C16-like yields the protein MWMNNNVTEFILLGLTQDPFRKKILFVVFLFFYMGTLVGNLLIIATIKTSQALQSPMYYFLFYLSLSDTCFTTTIAPRTIVDSLMKEAFISFNECIVQVFTFHFFGCLEIFILILMAVDRYVAICKPLHYMTIMSHRVCGVLVVIAWVGSCVHSLVQICLALSLPFCGPNEIDHYFCDLQPLLKLACTDTYMINLLLVSNSGAICTVSFLMLMVSYVIILHSLKNYSAEGRRKALSTCISHIIVVILFFGPCIFIYTRPATTFPMDKMIAIFYSIGTPLLNPLIYTLRNAEVKNAMKMLWKKKLVSDDRK from the coding sequence ATGTGGATGAATAACAATGTGACTGAGTTTATTCTACTTGGTTTGACACAGGAtccatttagaaagaaaatcctatttgttgtgtttttgtttttttatatggGGACATTAGTGGGTAACTTGCTGATCATTGCTACCATCAAGACAAGCCAGGCACTTCAAAGTCCTATGTACTACTTCCTGTTCTACTTATCCTTGTCTGACACCTGCTTCACTACAACCATCGCCCCTAGAACGATTGTGGATTCTCTCATGAAGGAGGCCTTTATCTCTTTCAATGAGTGCATAGTACAAGTGTTTACTTTCCATTTCTTTGGCTGCCTGGAGAtcttcatcctcatcctcatGGCTGTTGACCGCTATGTAGCCATCTGTAAGCCTCTGCATTATATGACAATCATGAGCCACCGGGTCTGTGGGGTGTTGGTGGTCATAGCCTGGGTGGGATCCTGTGTGCATTCATTAGTTCAAATATGTCTAGCTTTGAGTTTACCCTTCTGTGGTCCCAATGAGATTGATCACTATTTCTGTGACTTGCAGCCACTGTTGAAACTTGCATGTACAGACACGTATATGATCAACCTTCTTTTGGTGTCCAACAGTGGGGCCATTTGTACAGTGAGTTTCCTCATGTTGATGGTCTCATATGTTATCATCTTGCATTCCCTAAAAAACTACAGTGCTGAAGGGAGGAGAAAAGCCCTATCCACCTGCATCTCCCACATCATTGTGGTCATCCTTTTCTTTGGACCttgcatatttatatacacacgACCTGCAACCACATTTCCTATGGACAAGATGATAGCTATATTTTATTCAATTGGGACACCTTTGCTTAACCCTCTGATTTACACACTGAGAAATGCAGAGGTGAAAAATGCCATGAAAATGTTATGGAAGAAGAAACTTGTCTcagatgatagaaaataa